A single genomic interval of Armigeres subalbatus isolate Guangzhou_Male chromosome 1, GZ_Asu_2, whole genome shotgun sequence harbors:
- the LOC134206589 gene encoding uncharacterized protein LOC134206589, whose translation MTNSSKEPSVIPARLVPVTGFIPPSRRRKKFSGKRTRCKKCFSKRVAKRNALRDSSVCFVETCENHPFFRSAEAIFHLFRWTKAAKSIRRSEQVSADRRTPFRRFDEDGSRDTANDDDLSHWRPSFQSKGILAAQKSPH comes from the exons ATGACCAACAGCAGCAAAGAGCCATCGGTTATTCCTGCGCGATTGGTACCGGTAACCGGCTTCATACCGCCATCGCGTCGTCGGAAAAAGTTTTCTGGCAAACGCACGAGGTGCAAAAAGTGCTTTAGCAAGCGAGTGGCGAAAA GAAACGCACTCAGAG ATTCGAGCGTTTGCTTCGTAGAAACGTGTGAAAACCACCCCTTCTTCCGTTCGGCAGAAGCAATCTTCCATCTATTCCGGTGGACCAAAGCCGCCAAGAGCATTCGTCGATCTGAACAGGTTTCAGCGGACAGAAG AACTCCATTCCGAAGATTTGACGAAGACGGTTCCCGTGACACAGCAAACGACGACGACCTGTCGCATTGGAGGCCATCGTTTCAATCTAAAGGCATCTTGGCAGCGCAAAAATCACCCCACTGA